A genomic segment from Nocardiopsis sp. Huas11 encodes:
- a CDS encoding type IV toxin-antitoxin system AbiEi family antitoxin domain-containing protein → MSALEILQPKRTPDLGMSKSTLYRAARDGTYERIARGIYRAADAPAADWDWIEAATRRPEATVCLTSALAYHDLTDSIPDALDIAIPRGTRIPAAQAAIKWHVLAKQTFDLGRSEIPIPGSQLRIGIYSPERSIADAFRLRGDLGYELGRDALREWLRRGGKPARLMSVAARLPRAKGPVLHALEVLT, encoded by the coding sequence GTGAGCGCTTTGGAGATCCTGCAACCCAAGCGGACGCCCGACCTCGGCATGTCCAAGAGCACCCTGTACCGCGCCGCCCGCGACGGAACCTACGAGCGCATCGCCCGAGGCATCTACCGCGCCGCCGACGCCCCGGCAGCGGACTGGGACTGGATCGAAGCAGCCACACGCCGGCCCGAGGCGACGGTCTGTCTCACTTCCGCGCTGGCCTACCACGACCTGACCGACTCCATCCCGGACGCCCTTGACATCGCGATTCCGCGCGGCACCCGCATCCCGGCAGCCCAAGCGGCGATCAAGTGGCACGTGCTCGCGAAGCAGACCTTCGACCTCGGCCGCTCCGAGATCCCCATCCCAGGGTCGCAGCTGCGCATCGGCATCTACTCCCCCGAACGCAGCATCGCGGACGCGTTCCGGCTCCGAGGCGACCTCGGATACGAACTGGGCAGGGACGCCCTACGCGAATGGCTCCGCCGTGGCGGCAAGCCAGCGCGACTCATGTCGGTCGCCGCCCGCCTTCCCCGGGCCAAGGGCCCGGTCCTGCACGCGCTGGAGGTGCTCACATGA
- a CDS encoding nucleotidyl transferase AbiEii/AbiGii toxin family protein, translating to MTRTKHKDGFVLKGGILLAVYGVRRPTKDVDAEAIRATVTPEAITQVIRDVADVRVPDGLVFDLDTMRVQEIRDQADYPGLRMRVTTHIGS from the coding sequence CTGACCCGCACGAAGCACAAGGACGGCTTCGTCTTGAAGGGCGGCATCCTCCTCGCCGTCTACGGAGTTCGTCGCCCGACCAAGGACGTCGACGCGGAGGCGATCAGGGCCACGGTCACACCTGAGGCCATCACCCAGGTCATCCGTGACGTGGCCGACGTCCGAGTCCCCGACGGCTTGGTCTTCGATCTCGACACGATGCGCGTGCAGGAGATCCGCGACCAGGCGGACTACCCGGGTCTGCGCATGCGGGTCACCACCCATATCGGCTCCTAG